One window from the genome of Phycisphaerales bacterium encodes:
- a CDS encoding methyltransferase domain-containing protein yields MGEAAIQPGQSSSGQGAGERPRVDPNYQYWRDHGHEWVEHYDLRKTRMVLYHIQELMLTSYIEHHASAMAAREARPLRVLEFGCGVGRHLRNLSKLPNTDIHGYDQSRSMAEGALRWAERGWFDEHIHIGLPTGRLPFEDGAFDIVYSAEVLVHVRPEHLEGILSEMLRVSRGQVLHLETSPDFPLVSGEHSGCWRHDLPASYRRLGRECEVLARGYECHTPFRVVVGQPPVWTWPEQMIAMYRRLERDIDAGFTALDGSAATKDATIAAQTVQLAETTRKLAATSSELALTKSSLETEQGRKRYLEGENQALRGQYAEMSAARDAALAEVSALQNLLARVQAGWEADRAHVMQLLDQRRRFIEQVSRTLEGAGTPRDQGV; encoded by the coding sequence GTGGGGGAGGCCGCGATCCAGCCCGGGCAGAGCAGCAGCGGCCAAGGCGCCGGCGAGCGCCCGCGCGTGGACCCCAACTACCAGTACTGGCGCGACCACGGCCACGAGTGGGTGGAGCACTACGACCTTCGCAAGACGCGGATGGTGCTGTACCACATCCAGGAGCTGATGCTCACGTCGTACATCGAGCACCACGCGAGCGCGATGGCGGCGAGGGAGGCGCGCCCGCTGCGCGTGCTGGAGTTCGGGTGCGGCGTGGGTCGGCACCTGCGGAACCTTTCCAAGCTGCCCAACACCGACATCCACGGCTACGACCAGAGCCGCTCGATGGCGGAGGGAGCCCTGCGCTGGGCCGAGCGCGGATGGTTCGATGAGCACATCCACATCGGCCTGCCCACGGGCCGGCTGCCGTTCGAGGATGGCGCGTTCGACATCGTGTACTCGGCGGAGGTGCTGGTGCACGTGCGGCCCGAGCACCTCGAGGGGATTCTGTCGGAGATGCTGCGGGTCAGCCGCGGGCAGGTGCTGCACCTGGAGACGAGCCCCGACTTCCCGCTGGTGAGCGGGGAGCACAGCGGCTGCTGGCGGCACGACCTGCCGGCGTCGTACCGGAGGCTGGGGCGCGAGTGCGAGGTGCTGGCACGGGGGTACGAGTGCCACACGCCGTTCCGCGTTGTCGTGGGGCAGCCGCCGGTGTGGACGTGGCCCGAGCAGATGATCGCGATGTACCGGCGGCTGGAGCGCGACATCGACGCGGGGTTTACCGCACTCGACGGCAGCGCGGCGACCAAGGACGCGACGATCGCGGCGCAAACGGTGCAGCTGGCAGAGACCACGAGGAAGCTGGCAGCTACAAGCAGCGAGCTTGCCCTCACGAAGTCATCGCTGGAGACCGAGCAGGGGCGGAAGCGGTACCTCGAGGGCGAGAACCAGGCCCTGCGAGGGCAGTACGCGGAGATGTCCGCGGCGCGCGACGCGGCCCTGGCCGAGGTTTCCGCGCTGCAGAACCTTCTCGCCCGCGTGCAGGCGGGCTGGGAGGCAGACCGGGCGCACGTCATGCAGCTGCTAGACCAGCGGCGGCGGTTCATCGAGCAGGTTTCACGAACCCTGGAAGGGGCGGGCACGCCGCGTGACCAGGGCGTTTGA
- a CDS encoding ABC transporter ATP-binding protein codes for MSSETLAEPAVQTSQVEAKPQAVHAPMLGRSEQEQPVIAVRDVGKLYHVYDRPQDRLKQALLRWRRKKYYRDFWALKGVSFEVLRGEAVGILGRNGAGKSTLLQIIAGTMSPTIGEVAVRGRVAAMLELGAGFNPEFTGRENVYLGGAILGITRAEMDARFDNIAAFADIGEFLEQPIKTYSSGMAARLAFAVAFSVDPDLMIVDEILAVGDIGFQQKCVARLRQLRDNGLTMLFVSHSPDAVRSICQKGLFLNHGQTVYYGPAERATDLYLSHIRESTNQEALKTEAGLGGPVRVASQVKGQLRYGTGHVQIEKVEVLSAAGEPCRAFELGDAVTIEAVLHSQIEAKDLSVSFLVRDMTGVDVMGTTTFDEKVSAPAVRPDGRLVVRFTFENRLRAGNYGICLAVTRVSRKDYSDVVLFDQVDGCAGFVVVPNPERPVHYKFHQPVSVEWKGVGPAAGDA; via the coding sequence ATGTCCTCTGAGACGCTGGCCGAGCCCGCGGTGCAGACTTCGCAGGTGGAGGCGAAGCCGCAGGCCGTGCACGCGCCGATGCTGGGGCGCAGCGAGCAGGAGCAGCCGGTCATCGCGGTGCGGGATGTGGGGAAGCTGTACCACGTGTACGACCGGCCGCAGGATCGGCTGAAGCAGGCGCTGCTGCGCTGGCGGCGGAAGAAGTACTACCGCGACTTCTGGGCCCTCAAGGGCGTGTCGTTCGAGGTGCTGCGGGGGGAGGCGGTGGGCATTCTGGGCCGCAACGGCGCGGGCAAGAGCACGCTGCTGCAGATCATCGCGGGGACGATGTCGCCGACCATCGGCGAGGTGGCGGTGCGCGGGCGCGTCGCGGCCATGCTGGAGCTGGGCGCGGGGTTCAACCCCGAGTTCACCGGGCGCGAGAACGTGTACCTGGGCGGAGCGATCCTCGGCATCACCCGAGCGGAGATGGATGCGCGGTTTGACAACATCGCCGCGTTCGCGGACATCGGCGAGTTCCTCGAGCAGCCGATCAAGACGTACAGCAGCGGCATGGCGGCGCGGCTGGCGTTCGCGGTGGCGTTCAGCGTCGACCCTGACCTGATGATTGTGGACGAGATCCTGGCGGTGGGGGACATCGGGTTCCAGCAGAAGTGCGTGGCACGCCTGCGGCAGCTGCGCGACAACGGGCTGACGATGTTGTTCGTGAGCCACTCGCCCGATGCGGTGCGGAGCATCTGCCAGAAGGGGCTGTTCCTCAACCACGGGCAGACGGTGTACTACGGCCCGGCGGAGCGGGCGACGGACCTCTACCTCAGCCACATCCGCGAGAGCACCAACCAGGAGGCGCTGAAGACCGAGGCTGGCCTGGGTGGACCGGTCCGCGTCGCTTCGCAGGTGAAGGGGCAGCTGCGGTACGGCACGGGGCACGTGCAGATCGAGAAGGTCGAGGTGCTCTCGGCGGCGGGCGAGCCCTGCCGCGCGTTCGAGCTGGGGGACGCGGTCACGATCGAGGCGGTGCTTCACAGCCAGATCGAGGCGAAGGACCTGTCGGTGAGTTTCCTGGTGCGGGACATGACGGGCGTGGACGTGATGGGCACGACGACGTTCGATGAGAAGGTCTCGGCGCCCGCGGTTCGGCCCGACGGGCGGCTTGTGGTACGATTCACCTTCGAGAACCGCCTGCGGGCGGGGAACTACGGCATCTGCCTGGCGGTAACACGGGTTTCGCGCAAGGACTATTCGGACGTGGTGCTCTTTGATCAGGTCGACGGCTGCGCAGGGTTCGTGGTGGTGCCCAACCCCGAGCGGCCGGTGCACTACAAGTTCCACCAGCCGGTGAGCGTGGAGTGGAAGGGCGTGGGGCCGGCCGCGGGGGACGCGTAA
- a CDS encoding ABC transporter permease: MTELVLRTARPASIPALLNPVSMWANLWGRRDLIRQFAVRYFLARHRGTYLGLFWALLFPLVLLAVYTFIFNFVFSGRTLHQVPDGLGGLVTETRSQYAVMLFLGLTVYGVFSESVVRSAGLVLDNPNYVKKVVFPLEVLPVSALLSALMFSAFGLTLTLVGTLVFYPKVYWTVLLLPVVVLPLLALGLGLAWFIASLAVFVRDVGNIVAIVVGQLLFFLTPIFYRPADLGKWAWLADLNPIGVVVNAARQVVLYGQAPDWRGLGLAMALGLCVMQLGYAWFMKSKRGFADVL, from the coding sequence ATGACCGAACTGGTCCTGCGGACAGCCCGGCCGGCCTCGATCCCCGCGCTGCTGAATCCGGTTTCGATGTGGGCCAACCTGTGGGGCCGGCGTGACCTGATCCGCCAGTTCGCGGTGCGGTACTTCCTGGCGCGGCACCGGGGGACGTACCTGGGCCTGTTCTGGGCGCTGCTGTTCCCGCTGGTCCTGCTGGCGGTGTACACGTTCATCTTCAACTTCGTGTTCAGCGGGCGGACGCTGCACCAGGTGCCCGATGGGCTGGGCGGGCTGGTGACCGAGACGCGCAGCCAGTACGCGGTGATGCTGTTCCTGGGGCTGACGGTGTACGGGGTGTTCAGTGAGAGCGTGGTGCGCTCGGCGGGGCTGGTGCTGGACAACCCCAACTACGTGAAGAAGGTGGTGTTCCCGCTGGAGGTGCTGCCGGTGTCGGCGCTGCTGAGCGCGCTGATGTTCAGCGCGTTCGGGCTGACGTTGACGCTGGTGGGGACGCTGGTGTTCTACCCGAAGGTGTACTGGACGGTTCTGCTGCTGCCTGTGGTGGTGCTGCCGCTGCTGGCGCTGGGGCTTGGGCTGGCGTGGTTCATCGCGTCGCTCGCGGTGTTCGTGCGCGATGTGGGGAACATCGTGGCGATCGTGGTGGGGCAGCTGCTGTTCTTCCTGACGCCGATCTTCTACAGGCCCGCGGACCTGGGGAAGTGGGCGTGGCTGGCGGACCTCAACCCAATCGGCGTGGTTGTGAACGCGGCGCGGCAGGTGGTGCTGTACGGGCAGGCGCCCGATTGGCGGGGGCTGGGGCTGGCGATGGCGCTGGGGCTGTGCGTGATGCAGCTGGGCTACGCGTGGTTCATGAAGAGCAAGCGGGGGTTTGCGGATGTCCTCTGA
- a CDS encoding NRDE family protein, whose amino-acid sequence MCTLTFITTESAGNPPGLRVVMNRDELRTRPEALAPRWRELSGGTRAIWPTDPVGGGTWIAASSTGLVLCVLNLNLEPPPRLPEGLISRGQLIPRLVEAPTTAHLLESLRRTDLSLFAPFRLIVAPRPTEHEEGLWECRWDRQHLTTHRHPRFPVCFVSSGLGDKVVGPRLEMFKRLLAVLPTPAVQDRFHLHTWPGHEDVSVMMSRKEARTVSITTVEVGGPVEEPSIRMIYRPIADASVQKRSHGTPLAVIAHER is encoded by the coding sequence ATGTGCACGCTGACCTTCATCACGACCGAGAGCGCGGGCAACCCGCCGGGGCTGCGCGTGGTCATGAACCGCGACGAGCTGCGGACGCGGCCTGAGGCGCTGGCGCCGCGGTGGAGAGAGTTGAGCGGGGGCACGCGGGCGATCTGGCCGACGGACCCGGTGGGCGGCGGCACGTGGATCGCGGCCAGCAGCACGGGGCTGGTGCTGTGCGTGCTGAACCTGAACCTGGAGCCGCCGCCGCGTTTGCCGGAGGGCTTGATCTCGCGCGGGCAGCTGATCCCGCGGTTGGTGGAGGCGCCGACGACGGCGCACCTGCTGGAGTCTTTGCGGCGGACGGACCTGTCGCTGTTCGCGCCGTTCCGGCTCATTGTGGCGCCGCGCCCGACCGAGCACGAGGAGGGGCTGTGGGAGTGCCGGTGGGACCGGCAGCACCTGACCACGCACCGGCACCCGCGGTTCCCGGTGTGCTTCGTGAGTTCGGGGCTGGGGGACAAAGTGGTGGGCCCTCGGCTGGAGATGTTCAAGCGGCTGCTGGCGGTGCTGCCGACGCCCGCGGTGCAGGACCGGTTCCATCTGCACACCTGGCCGGGGCATGAGGATGTCAGCGTGATGATGTCGCGCAAGGAAGCGCGGACGGTGTCGATCACGACGGTGGAGGTGGGCGGGCCGGTGGAGGAGCCGAGCATCCGCATGATCTACAGGCCGATCGCTGACGCGTCGGTGCAGAAGCGCTCGCACGGGACGCCGCTGGCGGTCATCGCGCACGAGCGCTAA
- a CDS encoding antitoxin family protein encodes MDREFDIEATYDGGVFRPEEPVSLPNRARVRLTVHEEGGGPTIVYPDPEEARRARELWKSFAEKGILDLGGRPLTRDEMHERG; translated from the coding sequence ATGGACCGCGAGTTTGATATTGAGGCGACGTACGACGGTGGCGTGTTCCGGCCCGAGGAGCCGGTGTCGCTGCCTAATCGGGCGCGGGTGCGGCTGACTGTGCATGAGGAAGGTGGTGGACCCACCATCGTCTACCCCGACCCTGAAGAGGCTCGGAGAGCGCGCGAGTTGTGGAAGTCCTTCGCCGAGAAGGGAATCCTCGACCTCGGGGGACGTCCGCTGACCCGTGACGAGATGCATGAACGCGGTTGA
- a CDS encoding GH3 auxin-responsive promoter family protein, protein MAWTSIVGAGLSVGLRRRAKLLSNTRHWQRNSAGIQVAQLRNLLREAKNTVFGRLHGFGKLLELDTPELVAAYRKEVPVQDWYAFREHIARMREGGEPDVLWPGLVRDFAQTSGTTAGDKFIPVSEKMLRSNFLASLDIFANLMRFGVSMPSMLAGKSLFLGGSTDLSTNEKGVRTGDLSGIVTPLIKWPLSEIYLPGPQIALMSHWPSKIEAMAKRCLSEDVRMVSGMCSWGLVLMERVMQMAREQGRKVSTIRDVWPNFSVFVHGGVKYAPFDPRMRQIYSGAPDGADIPYRLELYPASEGFVAIQDTRGDPGLRLNADQFNFFEFVPLEAINEPDPPAFTCEAVEKGQRYVVVMSTCAGLWRYVLGDVVEFDTVPDRLPSAGGGGGDGPCRMRIVGRHRHFINAFGENLIVEHIENAVAEAARAAGVVVGEFTAAPVYPGEGRRAGLELLVEGLPAAAVGAFGTAFDESLKRQNVDYTTKRTDGLGMVEPTITPVAAGTFHRWLESRGKLGGQHKCPRCANSRELIEQVRIVAGV, encoded by the coding sequence ATGGCATGGACGTCCATCGTCGGGGCCGGCCTGAGCGTGGGGCTGCGGCGGCGCGCCAAGCTGCTGAGCAACACCCGCCACTGGCAGCGCAACTCCGCCGGCATCCAGGTGGCGCAGCTGCGGAACCTGCTGCGCGAGGCGAAGAACACGGTGTTCGGCAGACTGCACGGCTTCGGCAAGCTGCTGGAGCTGGACACGCCGGAGCTGGTGGCGGCGTACCGCAAGGAAGTGCCGGTGCAGGACTGGTACGCGTTCCGCGAGCACATCGCGCGGATGCGCGAGGGCGGGGAGCCGGACGTCTTGTGGCCGGGGCTGGTGAGAGACTTCGCGCAGACCAGCGGGACGACCGCGGGGGACAAGTTCATCCCTGTGAGCGAGAAGATGCTGAGGAGCAACTTCCTCGCGTCGCTGGACATCTTCGCCAACCTGATGCGGTTCGGGGTGTCGATGCCGTCGATGCTGGCGGGCAAGAGCCTGTTCCTGGGCGGGTCGACGGACCTGTCCACGAACGAGAAGGGCGTGCGCACGGGCGACCTCTCGGGGATCGTGACGCCGCTGATCAAGTGGCCGCTGAGCGAGATCTACCTGCCGGGGCCGCAGATCGCGCTGATGAGCCACTGGCCCAGCAAGATCGAGGCGATGGCCAAGCGGTGCCTCTCTGAGGACGTGCGGATGGTCAGCGGCATGTGCTCGTGGGGGCTGGTGCTGATGGAGCGGGTGATGCAGATGGCCCGCGAGCAGGGGCGGAAGGTGTCGACCATCCGCGATGTGTGGCCCAACTTCAGCGTGTTCGTGCACGGCGGGGTGAAGTACGCGCCGTTCGATCCGCGCATGCGGCAGATCTACTCGGGCGCGCCCGATGGGGCGGACATCCCGTACCGGCTGGAGCTCTACCCGGCGAGCGAGGGGTTTGTCGCGATCCAGGACACGCGCGGCGACCCTGGGCTGCGGTTGAACGCGGACCAGTTCAACTTCTTCGAGTTCGTGCCGCTGGAGGCGATCAATGAGCCCGACCCGCCGGCCTTCACGTGCGAGGCGGTGGAGAAGGGGCAGCGGTACGTGGTGGTGATGAGCACGTGCGCGGGGCTGTGGCGGTACGTGCTGGGGGATGTGGTGGAGTTCGACACGGTTCCCGACCGGCTGCCGAGCGCGGGCGGGGGGGGCGGTGATGGGCCGTGCAGGATGCGGATCGTGGGGCGGCACCGGCACTTCATCAACGCGTTCGGCGAGAACCTGATCGTGGAGCACATCGAGAACGCGGTGGCGGAGGCCGCGCGGGCGGCGGGGGTGGTGGTGGGGGAGTTCACGGCGGCGCCGGTGTACCCGGGCGAGGGTCGGCGGGCGGGGCTGGAGCTGCTGGTGGAGGGGCTGCCCGCGGCGGCCGTGGGCGCGTTCGGCACAGCGTTCGACGAAAGTCTTAAGCGGCAGAACGTGGACTACACGACCAAGCGGACGGATGGCCTGGGAATGGTGGAGCCGACGATCACGCCGGTGGCGGCAGGGACCTTTCATCGGTGGCTGGAGAGCCGCGGCAAGCTGGGCGGGCAGCACAAGTGCCCGCGGTGCGCGAACTCGCGGGAGCTGATCGAGCAGGTGCGGATAGTGGCGGGGGTGTAG